A region of the Litchfieldia alkalitelluris genome:
CGAACATCAAGGTCGATATGGCTATCGACGTATCACACTGGAATTACGTAATCGGGGTCATGTAATTAATCACAAAACAGTCCTTCGCTTAATGAATGAGATGGGTTTAAAATGCTTAGTTCGCATGAAAAAATACCGTTCATATCGTGGAAAAGTGGGTGAAGTCGCACCGAATATACTAGAGCGAGATTTCCAAGCTACGAAGCCAAATGAGAAGTGGGTTACAGATGTGACAGAATTCCATTTGTTTGGCGAGAAACTTTATCTTTCACCTATTCTGGACCTTTACAACGGTGAAATTATTGCTTATAACCTAGAGAAACGTCCAGTATACACACTTGTATCTAAAATGTTAGATACGGCCATACAACAATTAGACGACCATGATTGCCCTATCCTTCACTCTGATCAAGGCTGGCATTATCAGATGAAGAAGTTTCGACACACCTTACAGAAGAATGGAATTACCCAAAGTATGTCTCGCAAGGGCAATTGTTTAGATAATGCAGTAATGGAGAACTTTTTTGGATTATTAAAGAGCGAATTACTTTATTTAAGAGAATTTGAGAGTATGGATCATTTCAAACTAGAATTAGAGAAATATATTTACTATTATAATCACAAACGGATTAAGCAAAAATTAAAAGGTATGAGTCCGATTCAATATCGAACTCATACCCAGCAAGCTGCTTAATAGCTTGTGTCTAACATTTTGGGTTCAGTTCAGAACCGTCCCCATGCTTCATTATCGATATCTCTTCGTTTTATAGGGATAGTTGCAGCCACAGGAACCACACGAGCATTTGATCCATCTACAAGAGCGACAAATTAAGTCGTGTGTTGAATTTAAATATGTATGACAGTAATTTTATCTACATGCTTAAGTGTAACAGCATTAACTGCAAGTCCTACAAAAAAACCAATCATCATATCAACCTTTCAAACTAAATTACCTACGTTATATCAAATTAAATACCCCTCTTTATTTTAACAAAGCCGTTCTTTTATTGAAAAATAAATTAAAGTAACGTACCTCTTTTTTGTTTCCCATTCTATCCAAGAAGTAACTCTGCTATGTGAAAAGCTATTTTAATAGAGATTGTTACTATTTAAAAAAATACGGGATTAATTTCCTCTTTATGGTAATATGAAAACATAAATGTTTCCTAGTAAATGAGGTGTATTAATGATCCTTGAGATATTTACAAATGTAGGTATGTCAATGGTTATGTTCCTTCGTGGTAAACCAAATGATGAAAAAGTTAACCGTAACATGGAAATGCTAAAAGGGGCAGAGTGGTTTAAACAAATCTATTCAAAGAATGAAGAATTGTTAGAGGCTGATGAACATTTGCGGTACATCGTTGGATGGGCGAAAGTTGAGAAAATATTAAAAAGTGAGAAGAGAACTGACAAATTAAGGGAACAAATCCTAGAAGCCATAAACGAGAGATAGCTATGAGACTATCATTTACACGATGATGTTGTTCATGGGATAAAGGAACCCATCCGTTGTGCTTCAATGAAATGGTTGTTTTACGCCTCAGGTGGTGTGTCAGATAGGGGAGCTAGATGCTTCGCGTGGTGGAGCTTACAAATTATCAAATTAGAAAAAGAAGCACGAGAACCTTCCCCATGCGTCCCCATGCTTCGTCAAGGAGGAATCTTTCATGCAGCTATTAAACAAGGTAGAAGTGAATTCAAGTAAGGGAAAGTATCTCTTGTATCAATTTCGTGATGGAAATGCGATGCCGAAGTTAGTGATCAATCAAGTAACTGATGGAGTTGAAGTTCCTGTTCCCAATATGTATAGGGAGCTGAAACGTCTAAATCAAGAGTTTTCTTTACACATAGATTATGAACCGAACCACCGCATCAAATTAAATACACGAGAGTTCGGGAATGAATTTATGACTAGATTTAAGGGTTAATTAACAAAAAAAGAGGGATACATATGCACACAGAGACAACAAGATTAATAGAAATCGAGTGGAAAGGACCGTACTTATTGAGCGAAATAGCCCAGATCAAGGATTCAGAAATTGATTATGGCTTATATCAAATCTATGGTAGACATCCTGTTTATGGGAGTAATGTGCTGCTCTATATCGGCAAAGCAGATAGACAAACAATCGGGAAGAGAGTGTCCCAAGAGGCTTGGGATGATACGAATGATTCCAGCTCTATTAAAATCTATGTAGGTCGTCTAATTGGCTCGAATACACCTGAGGAAATCGTTTGGTCTGAAGAGATAGACTTGGCTGAACGTATGTTGATTAATGTTCATAAGCCTGCCTACAACTCAAAGAGCATTGCTAGATTGCCTGATGCTGAGTTGCAGAATGTTCATATTTTGAATTGGGGAGATCACTGTAGCTTGCTTCCTGAGGTTTCAGGATTCCGATGGACGTCGAAGTTGTATGATGTGGAGTATGATTACTACCGGTATAAATAGAGGTGAAAGTTATATGAGTATAAATGAGAAACTAGCAGATTTATATAGCAAGTGGACTACTTCTGATCATTTTGTATCAGGTGGCGTTGTGGATGAGGAGAAGTATCATTCTAGCAAGGTTAAAGTTCTTATGTTATTAAAAGAAGTAAATGACCCTTATCAGACCGAAAATTGGTCACTAGTTGATCTAATACAAGACCAAATACAGTTAAAAAGGAACTTCCCTGTGTGGAAAAGGGCTGGAGAATGGAATTATGGTTTGCAACATAACTGGCCATATTATGTCGAGGCTTCACAAAATTTTGCTGAAGGTTTAAGCTCTATAGCCACGACCAATCTCAAAAAATCGGGTGGCACTGGTGAAAGTAATATGGAAGACATAATGACACATGCGAAAGAGCAGCTAGATTTATGGACGCAAGAAATTGAGATTATGAAGCCTGATCTTGTTATTTGTGGTGGAACTTATTCGATTGTGGCTGAATTATTAGCTTTGCAAAACCAGGTATCTCCAGCCGGAACAAATTACGGTAAGGCGTTAAATACCACGTTCATTGACTTTTATCACCCTGCATATCGAATCAGCCCCAAAGTCTTATATGCGTATTTTAAAGAAACTATACATAGTATCGTATAAAGTCGCAAGAGTATTCATCTGAAAATAGATGGGTGCTCTTTTTTTTGCTGTCCCATGGACTAGAGCTAATAGTGAAATGGAAGCGCGAGAACCGTCCCCTTGCTCCCCCAAAAAGAGTTAGTTACTCTTGTCCCTTTTTCCCATCTTCCCTCTATAACTAGTGTGAAGGGAGGTGAAACACATGGCAACACAAGTTATCACAGGTACGTCATTACGTTTAATTTTTGAAGCGGGTGTCGATCAATTTGGTGAAATGAAGTACAAATCAAAGAACTATAACAACATCAAAACGAGTGCAACACCTGACGCGCTATTTGCAACAGCGAATGCTCTTTTAGGGCTTCAAAGTTTAAAGAATGCGGGAATTCGTCGATTTGACACGAACGACATTTTTTAATGAGTAGGTGAACTTAATAATCTAAGAAAGGAGGAGAGAGAATGGCTAAAACGTTGGAAATGAGCTTTAGTACGGTAGATGGTAAGACAGCCAAGATGTCAATTGATAACCCAATTGAGCCGGTTGATGTAGTTGCTTTGGCGGCTGCGATGGACGCGATTGTTGCTGCTAATGTGTTTATTACGTCTGGTGGCGACCTTGTTGGGAAGTTGGGTGCTCGAGTGATTGAGCGTAATGTAGAAGATGTTATTATAGGCTAATTAGCTGAAAGTCCCTTTCTATTTAAGAAAGGGACTTCACCTTTATTTTGTTAAGTGGAATAAGGAAGCGTAAGAACCGTCCCCATGCTCCCAAATAGCTATAAATTGGTCTTTGATTAAAAAGATAGTTATTTTGCTAAAAAACAGTTGTTCAGTCAAATTATTATTCCTATACTTTTAGTAACAAATACTTCTAGGGGAGTTGAAGTGATGAAAATTGAACAACTATGGGAAGAGGCAGTAAATTTAGCAGAAAAAAGTGAATCGATTACTACCTTAAAAGAAAAGGCCACCGCCAAGGTAGTAGAAGTGAATCCAAACTCAATAAAGCTAATGCTAACTAAAGGAAAGTCTATAGAACTTGAGAAGAAACATTTCGAAAAAGCTTTAGAAGTTCTGAATGAGAAAGGGAGGGTTAGACAACATTTTGTTAAAAATCCAAAGGTCGAGCGATACGTTCTTGGTCTAATGATGATGCTTCCCGCCTTTAGAAAAGAGGAGCAATTTGAAGCGGAAACCTGTGAGTATAAAAAATTTATTGTTTATAAATAAGAAGTGTAGGAAAAGGCTTTAAATTGGTCTTCTATTTCTAAGATCGAAGAGTAATTATAGGTGGAATAAAGTGGTAACGAAGTATACTTAAATTTAATTCGTCTAGGTCGAGTTGATATCGAAAACAAGATGAATTAGTTTAAGAGTGTCTTTAGGACTCTTTTTGTTATGCGTTGGTGTAAAGTCTGCATTAGTGTGATTGAAAAATATATATAAATACTAGATGCAACATCACCTTAGATATATTCGGGTATTGTTTGAGGTCCATTCCTGTAACTGAGAAATGGACCTTTACTCCTCCAGTGGGCCAACAGGCCTACAGGTACTTAGCTATTTCAATCAGATTGAAGCTCGAACCACACCTATGCTTCCTCTTTCGGATCATGTCCATAGTTATTGTATCCATGTTCACCTTCAATAATCATGAAGATCAACAAGATAATCGCCCCAATAATTGGGATGAAGCTTATGAAGAACCACCAGCCGCTTTTGCCTGTGTCATGCAGCCTTCGAACGGTAACTGCTATCGAAGGTAACAGGATGAATAGCGAATATAGTCCGGTAAATATCCCAGGTAACCCCATAATACCTTCAATCATGACGAGACCAAGCGAGATGAGGAAATTCATCAAGTAGAACATCCAATATTCCATTCGCCTTGCTCTTCCGTCAAAATTCACATAATTTTGTATAACCTTAACATACCATTGCATATTATCACCTCTAATACCTATTTCTATATACTTAATAACCCAAGTATGCAGATTGAAACATCACGAAGCGGGAAAAATAAAGTTTAAGACCAGAGCTTTGGCGTCCCGACTGTTAATAAAACAATAGTGCCAGTTAGAACGGCTAGTTGCGCTTTTGAATCTAACTTGTGGAAGATCTTAATAAACATGTAAGCACCTCACTTCTTAATAAAGTGGTGTTCTTCTATGTAGTACGTGTTAGGGATCGAAAAAGATTCACTAAATTCAAATTTGGGCGAATGCTTGGTAAGTAGGGGTTTCTTGAGAAAAAGAAGCACGAGAACCGTCCCAGCGCTCCGCAGAGGCAAACGGAAGCACGAGAACCGTCCCCCTGCTCCCGAGTATTTTTACGTTAAAGTGAGTAATACTAAGAAAAAATTAAGGGACGATGGTGTTTTGAGTACTTTTGAAAAAATGGATGCGTTGGCAAGGCAAAATACGGAGTTGGTTGAGAAGGTTATTGTTATTTGGAAAGATGAGGTTGTGTTTTCGTGGCGGTGGTGGTTTGGTGTTGCTATTTCTGTACTAGCATGGGTGAGTTGGTGGGTGGTACATAAGAAAGAAAGTAGGTATCGCCTGCTAACCGCTGGATTTTTCGTGATGTTAATTTCCTTAGTGCTTGATTCGATGGGAGTTCAGTTGGGCTTGTGGTCGTATCGATATGAGGTCACACCCTTTATGCCTGCTTATTTGCCATATGATTTGGCATTAATGCCTGTTACCATCATGATTCTTATTCAGGTTAAACCAAGAAGTTCTCCTGTGGTAAAAGGAATCATTTTTGCGGCTTTGTCTTCTGTTATCGGGGAACCGGGGATTGTTTGGCTTGATTTATATAAACCGATTCACTGGAAAATATATTATTCATTACCGATTTATTTTATCATCTATCTGATTGCCCATTGGTTAACGTCAAGGCAACAATATGAAAAGCTTTAAAGCTGATTTACTGTAGTTTACCCAACTTCCAGTAAGTTATAGCATAGTAAAAGGTGTTGGTGAGCATTCTATAATCGAGTCCTTTTAATCTAAGTGAGGAGGCTTATCAGATGACACAACAACCAGAACGTCAACTGTTATTACCAGAGGTAGCTGAATCTGTTCTTGGCACACAAAAAGCCGTGGATCTTGCGCAAACAGGAATGTTTGAGTTTGCGACTGAACATGCGATTGAAGAAATTCTTGAGCAAACACAGCCCATGAATTACAAACCAACGCAGAATAATCAAAGTATCCAACAACAAGAACAGCAGAAATTGCAAAAATTACAGCAAGATGTATCAAATGCATTTCAACAGCTTCAAATCGAAAGTAAGCAGCTTCTTCAAGCACAACAACAGGTTCAAACTGAGACTCAACATCTTCAACAAGCACAAAAACAACTGCGAAAAGAACAAACAGATGTTCAAATGGCGCAACAGAAATTTCAACAAGCCCAAGCTGCGGCACTCGCATTTCAGGATAGCCGTCAGCACTAACAATAGGTTAAAGAAGAGTCAACGTTTTGGCGTTGGCTCTTTTTTAGTGAAATGGACCTAGAATAAAGATGAAAGAGTTGGTAGATACTACCTCTATTAAAATAATGAGGTGGACGAGATGGTCTTACAAGGATTTAAGAAAATCATTTGGTTGTTAATAGGAAGTACGATTTTATCATCTATTTTTAGTATTGTGATGTTAATCTTGGGCTTGAAAACTCATAATGATGTAAAGAAAATCAAGGAAATGAATATTAACAGATATCAAATTTAGTAAATCTTACGTAAGAGTGGCATGTATATTGACACTCTTTTTTATGTGAATATACTTTTAAATATACAAAAAATACCATAAAATAGAACTGTAGAATTTATGGAGAGGCAGAGATGTTTTATGAGTTTTTTTAGAGATGTAAAGTGGTTTTTTGAGGACATGCATCAAGCTAATAAGGAACTTGTTTCTGATGTAAGGCAGGTAGGGAAGGAATTTAGAAATGATATGAAGGACTTAGTGAAAGAGCATAATCCAACGCTTGGGGATGCAGTTGAAAAAACTGATAGAATTGCTCAAGCGATTGGAAATGTAATCAAAGCAAAACCATTTCCAGGGCCAATGACAACAGTTCCTGATATGAGAAAGTTATTGAAGGATACACATTCATTAATCAATCCAGGAGAGTCTACATACAAAAGAGGAGACCATTTAAAGGTAACACGCTTGGGTCTTTACACCCATCAGGGTTTATATATTGGTAATGATGAGGTCATTCATTATCAAGATGGAGAAGTGAAAGTGGATTCACTAGACTCCTTTCAAAAAGTTGGTGAGGTATCTATTGTAAACAGTGTTACAATTTACCCTATTGAAACGATCATTAATAGAGCTTTTTCCAGGCTAGGAGAAAGTAATTATAACCTAGTCTTCAACAACTGTGAGCACTTTGTCAACTGGTGTAAGAGTGGAAGTAATACAACAGATAGTATATAAAATTACGAACTCGAAGCCTTTCAAGGAATAGGTTTATTAAATAGTTTGGTGAGCCGAAGTACGAAACTAAGGACTATAATATCCAAAAGAATGCTATACCAGAATGGCTTTTGTCTGGTAGAGCTTAATGTGGAAGTTAGGATAGGTAAATTGAGATCCATTCCCTAGATAAAGAAATGGACCTTTTTAAAATTGAGTGGGTAATATAAAAACTTATATTATGCCTTTAAGATGTATATAGCCCATACCTTTAATAAAGAATGGTAATAGAGGTGTATATATTTATGGGATATATCAAGGAATTAAGAAATCTTGTTGGTCCTATGCCGTTAATCTTAAATTCCGCCGGTGTACTTCTATTTAATGGTCAAAAGGTACTTCTTCTATATAGAAAGGATACAAACGACTGGGGAATACCTGGTTGATACATGGAGGTTGGAGAAACATTTGAAGATACGGCAGTGAGAGAGCTTCGGGAAGAGTTAGATATAACTGTTAAGAATTTGCGCTTTTTTGATATATTTTCAGGACCCGAATTTTTTCATACATACCCAAATGGTGATCAGGTATATAGTGTCATCGCGATGTTTACCGCGGACCACTATGAAGGTGAAATGAAAGTTGATCATCAAGAAATAGCCTCTTATCAATATTTTTGATTTAGAAGCTTTGCCTGATAAAATAACAAAAACATCGCGTGAAATATTGAAAGTGTACAGGAAATCGCAGTAAAAATTTATAAAGAAAACAAGGGTCAGCAAGCAGAAGCATTTCTGCTTGCTGACCCTTGTTGTGGTGGTGGTTCAAGCTTCTGTTGGTCGACTTCACTATAAATCACGATAAGGAAGCACGAGAACCGTCCCGTCGCTTCAAGATTCCCCAAATGGGTCCCGTTGCTTCACCCAAATGGAAGCACGAGAACCGTCCCGTCACTTCAAGATTCGCCAAATGGAAGCACGAGAATGAACTGAACCCAAAATGTTAGACACAAGCTATTAAGCAGCTTGCTGGGTATGAGTTCGATATTGAATCGGACTCATACCTTTTAATTTTTGCTTAATCCGTTTGTGATTATAATAGTAAATATATTTCTCTAATTCTAGTTTGAAATGATCCATACTCTCAAATTCTCTTAAATAAAGTAATTCGCTCTTTAATAATCCAAAAAAGTTCTCCATTACTGCATTATCTAAACAATTGCCCTTGCGAGACATACTTTGGGTAATTCCATTCTTCTGTAAGGTGTGTCGAAACTTCTTCATCTGATAATGCCAGCCTTGATCAGAGTGAAGGATAGGGCAATCATGGTCGTCTAATTGTTGTATGGCCGTATCTAACATTTTAGATACAAGTGTGTATACTGGACGTTTCTCTAGGTTATAAGCAATAATTTCACCGTTGTAAAGGTCCAGAATAGGTGAAAGATAAAGTTTCTCGCCAAACAAATGGAATTCTGTCACATCTGTAACCCACTTCTCATTTGGCTTCGTAGCTTGGAAATCTCGCTCTAGTATATTCGGTGCGACTTCACCCACTTTTCCACGATATGAACGGTATTTTTTCATGCGAACTAAGCATTTTAAACCCATCTCATTCATTAAGCGAAGGACTGTTTTGTGATTAATTACATGACCCCGATTACGTAATTCCAGTGTGATACGTCGATAGCCATATCGACCTTGATGTTCGTCAAAGATCTGTTGGATAACCTCTTTCATTTCACTATATTTATCTGGTTTATCCATTTGTTTTACCCAATAATAATACGTGCTACGTGGCATTTCAGCGAACTTTATCAAGTCAATCACCTTAAATTCACGCCTTAATTCATAAATCACCTGTGCCTTTTCTTTTTCTGTGAGTTCTTTTCCTGAATTAAGGCTTGTAGCTTTTTTAAATATGCATTCTCCATACGAAGTTGTTCAATTTCAGCACGTAGTGCTTCTTCAGTTCCTTCTACTGGTTGATTATTCTTAGGTTGCTTTTTCATGGGTGAAGGACGCTCCTTTTTCTTCTTTTTAAGAGCGTCAATTCCCTGTGTTTCAAGTAGATTCTTCCACTTATACACTATGGCAGATGAAGAAACATTAAATACTGCAGTAACTTCTTCGATGGACGCTCCCATCTCGTTCAGATAATTAAGTACGTCCATTTTAAACTCAAATGAGTATTTTGTATAGGTTTCCTCTAAGCCAGATATACCATGATTTTGAAATTTCGCTACCCATCTGTGTAACATCGTTTTATTAACATTGTACTTTTGGGCTGTCTGCCTAATAGACTCTCCGCCTTCAAGATATTCATTTACTGCAGCTATCTTTATTTCTAAAGGGTATTTCTTCTTCATGTAAAAGTGCACCTCCAATTGTTAGTTGTTGTGTCTAACAATTGGGGTGCACATCAGAACCGTCCCCCTGCTTCCCGCCACTGCTTCGGAATTACATTTTTTGAAAATTTTTTACATTAATTCACAGAAAAGTAGGGAAATATGTCCAGCAATGTATTATTATAGTAGGGTATTTAGTTTTATATTTTTAAGGGGGAGTATGTTTGAAAAGAATGGTATCTATTCTTTTAGCTGTTCTTTTGCTTTTTCCGAATCTCTCTTATGGGATGGGTAGTGGGTCATCCTTAAGTGTAGAGGTGAAAAGTGAGTCAGAAGTAGTTGTCGATTCTGAAGAAGCCATTGAAGTAGCTGGTAATTCAGAGAAGACAGAGCAGGAAGAGTCAACGAAGGAGTCAGTATCAAAACCTACTGTAGAGGTAGAGGAAACTGACGAAGTTCCTGCTGAGGCACCAGAACAAAAACAGGATGTAGAGGGAAGTGACTCTACGAAAGCTACGAATGAAGAGCAAGAAGAAGTAGCACCTGTTAAGGAATCTGAAGAGACTGTTGAGGAGGACGCAGTAGCTTCAACGAGTGAGATTCCTGAGTTAACGGCGGTTGATGTAGTAACAGAAACAGCTAGTCCAGGAGAAAGTGTTAGGGTGAATTTTTCTTTTACGAATCCTGAGTTTATTAGTTTAGGAGAAGTAGGATTTGTGAGTCCTTCCGGAATTTATGATTGGGCTGAGTTGTATTATGACGAAACAACAGGTCAATTTGCTACTGATTTTTATGTGTCTGGGAGTATGGAACCTGGAGTGTGGACAATAGGGGAAATATGGGTAACATCTGACTATGATCAATGGCATGAAATCACAAGTGAACTTACATCTAGTGTTAGTTTTACAATAGTAAATGATAATCCCGATTATACTGCACCAGTTTTAGAAACGATTGAAGTAGTCACACCAGAGGTAGCTGTTGGTGAGGAAGTGGTTATTGCTGCTCAAGTTTCTGATGATTCTTCAGGTGTTAGTTATGTGGAAGCTGAGTTTTACAATGAAAATGGAGATAGTAGATATATTGACTTCCAATATGATAGTGCAACAGATCAATGGATTGGTAGTTATGTAGTCGAAAGTAATCACCCTCCTGGCACATGGACTTTAGGGTATGTGTGGATCTCAGATCATGCAGGGAACCCTAATTGGTATGACGAATATGAATTCCCGAATGTTTCATATATAGTTGTTAATCCAGATGGGGATTTTACCGCACCAGTCTTAGGAAACATTGAAGTTGTTACACCAGAGGTTGCTGTTGGAGAAGAGGTCATCATCACAGCAGATGTATCTGATGATCTTTCAGGTGTTTCATACGTAGAAGCTGAGTTTACGAATGAAAATGGAGACTACAGATTTATAGACTTCCAATATGATAGTGAAAAAAATAAATGGGTTGGAAGTTATGTAGTAGAAAGTAATCATCAACCTGGTACATGGACTTTATCATATGTGTGGATCTCGGATGAAGCAGGGAACACCAATTGGTATTACGAATCTGACTTACCAAGTGCTTCGTATTCGGTTGTCAATCCAGATGGTGATTTTACCGCACCAGTTTTAGAAAATATTCAAGTGGTTACACGAGAGGTAACAGTTGGACAAGAAGTCATCATTAAAGCAGAAGCATCTGATGATCTTTCTGGTGTTTATCATGTAGAAGCAGAATTTAGTGATGTGAACGGAAATTATAAATGGATTAATTTCAACTATGATTCAGAAACCAATTCATGGATTGGAAGCTATGTGGTTGAAAGTAATCATCAACCAGGAACATGGTCATTATCTTATGTTTCTTTATCTGATGAAGCAGGGAACTACTATTCATATAGTAGAGATGAATTACCGAGTATATCTTATGTGGTAAGCAATCCGGACGGCGATTTTACTCCACCGGTTCTAGAAAATGTCGAAGTAGTGACACCTGAGGTCACAGTAGGTGAAGAAGTTATTATCACTGCACAAGTTTCTGATAATCTGTCTGGAGCTTCATATTTACAGGCAGAGTTTAGTAATGGCTCAGGAAATAGTAAGTGGGTAGATTTCCAATATGATAGTGAAACAAATCAATGGGTTGGAAGCTATGTGGTTGGAGCTAATCATCTTCCAGGAACTTGGACGCTAACATACGTGGCTTTAACTGATGAAGCAGGTAACCACATCTCGTATAGTGGTGAAGAATTACCAGTAATCTCTTACGAAGTGGTTAATCCGGATGGCGACTTTAACGGACCAGTTTTAGAGAATATTGAACTAACTACACCAGAAGCGGCAGTCGGAGAAAAAGTGGTATTTACAGCACAAGTGTCTGACGATTCTTCCGGAGTTTCTGAAGTGATTGCTGAAATTAATCATGAAAACGGTGAGTATAATACGATCTCGTTTGAGTATGATGCTTCTGCAGATCAATGGGTAGGAAGCTATGTGGTTGAGAAAAATCACCGCCCAGGCACATGGACTTTATCATATCTATGGTTATATGATGTTGCGGGTAATTATCAATCATACTCACAAGAAGAATTACCAAGCCTTTCATATACAGTTGTAAATCCGGATGGCGATTTTACAGCACCAGTTTTAGACCATATTGAAGTGGTCACATCAGAAGTAGCTGTAGGTGAGGAAGTAATCATTACAGCACAAGCAACTGATGAGCAATCGGGTGTATCCTACCTTGAAGCCGAGTTTTATCATGAAAACGGTGACTATAACTGGATTAGTTTCGATTATGATTCTGAATCGAATGTATGGGTAGGAAGCTATGTGGTTGAAGCAAATCATCGCCCAGGCACGTGGACTTTATCGTATGTCTCAGTGTCTGATGAAGCAGGTAATTACAGTTGGTATGACCAAGAAGAATTACCAAGCCTTTCATACACAGTTGTAAACCCTGATGGCGATTTTACCGCACCAGTTTTAGAAAATATTGAAGTGGTCACATCAGAAGTGGCTGTAGGTGAGGAAGTCATCATTACAGCACAAGCAACTGATGAGCAATCAGGTGTCTCTTATCTTGAGGCAGAATTTTATAATGAAAATGATGATTATCAAACGGTTTGGTTTGAATATGATAGTGAAACAAACCAATGGGTTGGAAGTTATATCGTTGAGAGTAACCATCGCCCAGGTACGTGGACACTTTCGTATGTATGGGTAACTGATCATGCAGGAAATACAGTTTGGTATGGTCAAGAAGAATTACCGAGCGTTTCATATACTGTCGTAAATCCAGATGGTGACTTTACAGAGCCTGTCATCGAAAGTGTGAACATTATCACTCCAGAGGTGTCTGTTGGTGAAGAAATCATCATCGAAGCCAAAGTAACAGATACTCAATCTGCGGTTACGTTTGTTGTTGCAGGATTTGCTATTGAGTATAATGGTGACTATTTCTGGAACTATATTGAGTTTGAATATGATGAATCCAGAGATGTATGGGTTGGAACCCATATAGTAAGAGAAAATGACGTACATGGAACTTGGTTACTTGAGTCTATTCATGCTGAAGATGCAGCAGGTAATTATAGCTTCCAATATGTTGCTGATCCATCAGCGACTGTTATTGTCAATAATCCAGATGGAGACTTCCTTTCACCAACACTTGAA
Encoded here:
- a CDS encoding Ig-like domain repeat protein; the encoded protein is MKRMVSILLAVLLLFPNLSYGMGSGSSLSVEVKSESEVVVDSEEAIEVAGNSEKTEQEESTKESVSKPTVEVEETDEVPAEAPEQKQDVEGSDSTKATNEEQEEVAPVKESEETVEEDAVASTSEIPELTAVDVVTETASPGESVRVNFSFTNPEFISLGEVGFVSPSGIYDWAELYYDETTGQFATDFYVSGSMEPGVWTIGEIWVTSDYDQWHEITSELTSSVSFTIVNDNPDYTAPVLETIEVVTPEVAVGEEVVIAAQVSDDSSGVSYVEAEFYNENGDSRYIDFQYDSATDQWIGSYVVESNHPPGTWTLGYVWISDHAGNPNWYDEYEFPNVSYIVVNPDGDFTAPVLGNIEVVTPEVAVGEEVIITADVSDDLSGVSYVEAEFTNENGDYRFIDFQYDSEKNKWVGSYVVESNHQPGTWTLSYVWISDEAGNTNWYYESDLPSASYSVVNPDGDFTAPVLENIQVVTREVTVGQEVIIKAEASDDLSGVYHVEAEFSDVNGNYKWINFNYDSETNSWIGSYVVESNHQPGTWSLSYVSLSDEAGNYYSYSRDELPSISYVVSNPDGDFTPPVLENVEVVTPEVTVGEEVIITAQVSDNLSGASYLQAEFSNGSGNSKWVDFQYDSETNQWVGSYVVGANHLPGTWTLTYVALTDEAGNHISYSGEELPVISYEVVNPDGDFNGPVLENIELTTPEAAVGEKVVFTAQVSDDSSGVSEVIAEINHENGEYNTISFEYDASADQWVGSYVVEKNHRPGTWTLSYLWLYDVAGNYQSYSQEELPSLSYTVVNPDGDFTAPVLDHIEVVTSEVAVGEEVIITAQATDEQSGVSYLEAEFYHENGDYNWISFDYDSESNVWVGSYVVEANHRPGTWTLSYVSVSDEAGNYSWYDQEELPSLSYTVVNPDGDFTAPVLENIEVVTSEVAVGEEVIITAQATDEQSGVSYLEAEFYNENDDYQTVWFEYDSETNQWVGSYIVESNHRPGTWTLSYVWVTDHAGNTVWYGQEELPSVSYTVVNPDGDFTEPVIESVNIITPEVSVGEEIIIEAKVTDTQSAVTFVVAGFAIEYNGDYFWNYIEFEYDESRDVWVGTHIVRENDVHGTWLLESIHAEDAAGNYSFQYVADPSATVIVNNPDGDFLSPTLEHIGVNVTEAVVGDVVTISADVTDKTGVEMVEVTFRGQNSDDYKYYYLQYNDTTGKWEYSYTVGEFDRQEEWILTDVWLADVLGNTGYLYEEQLPNVSYSVVNTNEDTIAATIESFVIKTPNVQVGDEVVIEAVVVDDKSGVQEVFAGFMNLNEAGDMIDYRTIPFVYDESTGIWKGSYTVLPIHYNGTYTLDHIGFVDYAGNWKYMMGDEVAKTFGGVTYVVDNPNVVDPTVTSAEVTPNSATYGEEVTVKLGVENGAGLDRIGAVFTHSTSDEFFEVVLEFDEALGMFVGTDHVPNYLPKGTWNLHFVYVFNHDFFRELIITDGVSASFTLEAKGDVITSPYFDEAAYYESVGSYYNAVYYAGKALEAGDTRAEELMLRVAELLFAEAEKTNDLNAFELLVSTYGVPIDIQEAAAGKLNPITSASYDEAVWYESAGSYYNAVYYAGKALEDGDTRAEELMARVAELLFNEAEIKDDFNAFELLATTYGVPADIQQAAANKLNPITSASYDEAVWYESVGSYYNAVYFAGKALEDGDTRATELMARVAQLLFAEAEKTNDLNAFELLVNTYGVPIDIQEAAAGKLGIGVVASPNYDEAAWYESVGSYYNAVYFAGKAIEDGDTRATDLMARVAKLLYAEAEVKSDQNAFELLASTNGVPADIQQAAQAQLGIGVVTSPSYGEAVWYESEGSYYNAVYFAGQALKDGDTRATILMARVAELLFAEAELKNDLNAFELLANTYGVPSEIQQAAASKLGAGDITSPSFAEAVWYESVGNYYNAVYFAGKAIEEGDSQAQELMNRVAEALYQEANENYANGNITEAENAYALLLATTGVPTAIKEAINNK